The Medicago truncatula cultivar Jemalong A17 chromosome 4, MtrunA17r5.0-ANR, whole genome shotgun sequence genome includes a region encoding these proteins:
- the LOC25493872 gene encoding UDP-glucose 6-dehydrogenase 1, whose protein sequence is MVKKICGIGAGYVGGPTMAVIALKCPSIEVAVVDISHSRISAWNSDKLPIYEPGLEEVIQQCRGKNLLFSTDIEKHVYEADIIFVNVNTPTKTSGLGAGKAADLTYWESAARMIADVSRSNKIVVEKSTVPVRTAEVIEKILVHNSNGMVKYQILSNPEFLSEGTSIQDLLNPDRVLIGGNDKNLGGQEAIQKLKAIYANWVPEDRIITTNLWSAELSKLADNAFLAQRISSINAMSALCEATGADVSQVSCVLSKNTKLGSKYLNASVGFGGSCFQKDILNLVYICESNGLVEVANYWKEVIKVNDYQKSRFVKKVVTSMFNTVSGKKIAVLGFSFKKDTSDTRKTPAIDVCKGLLADNACLSIYDPRVSEDQIRTDLSTNEIRWDCSTQVKPASFTNVKQVSVFGDVYEATKDAHGICVLTEWDEFKTIDYQKIFDSMEKPAFVFDGRNVLDVDKLKKIGFIVYSIGKPIDQWVDC, encoded by the coding sequence atGGTTAAGAAGATCTGTGGAATTGGAGCTGGATATGTAGGGGGTCCAACAATGGCTGTTATTGCCCTCAAATGTCCTTCAATTGAAGTAGCTGTGGTTGACATCTCTCACTCTCGCATATCAGCTTGGAACAGCGACAAACTCCCTATCTATGAGCCTGGCCTAGAAGAAGTTATACAACAATGTAGAGGAAAGAATCTCCTCTTCAGCACTGATATAGAAAAACATGTTTATGAAGCGGATATAATCTTTGTTAATGTCAACACACCAACAAAAACAAGTGGCCTTGGAGCTGGCAAAGCGGCGGATTTAACTTATTGGGAAAGTGCAGCGAGAATGATAGCCGATGTTTCAAGATCAAACAAAATTGTCGTTGAGAAATCAACTGTTCCAGTTAGAACAGCTGAAGTAATTGAAAAGATTCTAGTCCACAATAGCAATGGCATGGTCAAGTATCAAATTTTGTCAAATCCTGAATTTCTTTCTGAAGGAACTTCCATTCAGGATCTTCTAAATCCTGATAGGGTTCTAATTGGAGGAAATGATAAGAATCTTGGAGGTCAAGAAGCTATTCAAAAATTGAAAGCTATATATGCTAATTGGGTTCCTGAAGATAGAATCATAACTACCAATCTTTGGTCTGCTGAACTCTCTAAGTTAGCTGATAATGCTTTTTTGGCTCAAAGAATTTCTTCCATCAATGCCATGTCAGCTTTATGTGAGGCTACTGGTGCAGATGTTTCACAggtttcttgtgttttaagtaAAAACACCAAACTTGGTTCTAAATACTTAAATGCCAGTGTTGGTTTTGGTGGCTCTTGTTTTCAAAAAGATATACTCAACTTGGTTTATATATGTGAGAGTAATGGACTCGTTGAAGTGGCTAATTATTGGAAAGAAGTAATCAAGGTGAATGATTACCAAAAGAGTAGGTTTGTAAAAAAAGTCGTGACATCCATGTTTAACACAGTTTCAGGTAAGAAGATTGCGGTTCTAGGATTTTCCTTCAAGAAAGACACTAGTGATACAAGGAAAACTCCTGCGATCGACGTTTGCAAAGGTCTTTTGGCAGATAATGCTTGCTTGAGCATTTACGATCCGCGGGTAAGTGAAGATCAGATTCGGACAGATTTGTCTACGAATGAGATTCGTTGGGACTGTTCAACTCAGGTGAAGCCGGCGAGTTTTACTAATGTGAAGCAGGTTAGTGTTTTTGGGGATGTTTATGAGGCAACTAAAGATGCTCATGGGATATGTGTTCTTACTGAATGGGATGAGTTTAAGACAATTgattatcaaaaaatatttgatagtaTGGAGAAACCAGCATTTGTTTTTGATGGTAGAAATGTTTTGGATGTTGATAAGTTGAAGAAAATTGGATTTATTGTATACTCAATTGGGAAACCAATAGACCAGTGGGTGGATTGCTAG